GCGACGGCTCAATCCGCCCAAGTCGGAGGAGGCGGCCACACAGAAGCTGGCCAAGTCCCTTCAGCAGGGTGACTTCCAGGCGGCCAAGGAGGAGCTTCAGAAGCTGCGTGAGCAGCTCGCCACGCTGAAGTCTCCCGAGCAGCGGGCTGCGGCCGAGCAGATGACCAAGCAGATCGAGGAAGTCGCCAAGCAGTTGGAGGAGCTTTCCAAGAACAAATCGCTGGAGCAGAAGCTCACCCAGGCCGGCGTCAAGGAAGAAGACCTCAAGCGCATGCTCGAGAATCTCCGCAAGGAGGACATCGATCAGCTCAAGAACCAGCTCGAAAAAGAGGGCTGGACGCAGGAACAGATCGAGCAGATGGCTCAGCAGCTCAAGGAGCAGCAGACCGCCGGGGCCATGGCCCAGAAGTTGGCGCAGGCTCTCAAGTCCGGCGCCGCAGGAGCGGGGCAATCCGGTGATGCCATGGCGGGCATGAGCCAGGCCGAGCAGATGCTCAGCGACCTGGAAATGGCCGAAATGGAAATGGCCCAGATGGAAGCGGCATTGGCCCAGCTTCAGAACGCCCGCAGTCAACTGGGATGTAAATCCTGCGGCGGAAAGGGCTGTTCACAGTGTGGCGGTTCGGATCAGGGAAAGGGCCCGGGCATGGGTCGCAAGCCCGGGCAGGGTCGCGGCGGCATCGCTCCCGAGGAAGTCACCGATGTCGGCTTCAAGATAGAAAAAGGGAAAGTCCACACCGGCCAGGGGGCAATCATCGGGCAGACGCTCGTCGAGGGTGAGCAGATTGCAGGAGAGGCAGCCGCCTCCCCCCAGGAGGTCATCGCCGCGGCGGAGCGCGATGCCAGCGACCGGATCAACCGGGACCGCATTCCCCGCCAATACCACAAAGCCATTCGGGAGTACTTCTCGACCAAGCCCGATGCGGGTCAGCCCGCGACCGCCCCCGGTCCCGCCCAGGAGCCCGATTCCCCCACGGACAATGCTGGCGGATCGAACCCATCCGGGTCACAATCCTCCGGTCCGTCCACCGCATCGCCGCCCAAGTAGGGTCGCGGCAGTATCTCGATGGAACGTGTCGTGCCACGGCCAAACAGCCTACGTCCGATCATCCACCAATTCGCCGACAGAATGTCCGCGCCGAACAGCAACGAAGGGGAGAGGCCGCGGGCGCTGGGTCGGTTGGTGATGCTGGTCACCGCGCTCGTGGTGCTTCTGCTTCCTTTCGGGTGCAGGTCACGGCATGATCGGGATCCCCGCGTTGTCGGCGTGTTTGGCGGACTGGGCATGGGTCCCGGCGATTTCAGCTATCCCCGCGCCGTCGCCGCCGACCCCGACGGGACAGTCCTGATCGTGGACAAGAGCGGCCGGATCCAACGGTTTTCCTCTGAGGGCAAGTATATCGACGGATGGCGCATGCCCGAGACCGAGGCAGGAAAACCGGTCGGCCTGACCGTCCATCCCGATCGCCGCGTCTTCGTGGCCGACACCCACTACCACCGCGTCGTCATATTCAGCCCCGAAGGCGAACAGCTCACGACCTTCGGCTCCGAAGGAGATGGCGACGGCCAGTTTCGCATGCCCACGGACGTCGCTTTCGACTCCGACGGGAACATCTTCGTCAGCGAATACGGCGGGAACGATCGCATCACCCGCTGGTCTCCCGCACTGATGTTCGATCGTGTAGTTGTTTCCGGTGAAGTCGCAGGGTTGGGGCTGAGCCGCCCCTCGGCGGTCGACTTCGACGCGGAGCAGACGCTCTGGATCGCCGACTCCTGCAATCACCGTCTTCTGCGCATCTCCCGAGATGGGAAGCTGCTCGGTGTTTTTGGCAGCATGGGTAGCGAGGCGGGGCAGATGCGCTACCCGTACGACATTGCCGTGGCGCCGGGCGGGCGGATCATGGTTTGCGAATACGGCGGCGATCGATTGCAGTGGTTCGATCAGGAGGGACACGCACAGGGTACGTGGGGCGGAAGCGGTCGTGAGCCCGGACAACTGCACGCCCCCTGGGGCGCCGCGTACGGAGCCAATGGCATGATCTACGTCGTCGATTCGCTCAATAGTCGTATTCAGATCCTCCGGCCATGATGTTGCTCGCTCTGGCCTTACCCGTTCACTTTGCCGAGCCGCAATGGCTCTGGTTGGCGCTGCTCGTTCCCGTACTCGTCTTGGCATCACTTCGAAGTCTGGCGGGGCTGGAGCCCGCCCGGCGCGCCATCGCCCTGGTCGTTCGCTGCTTTGTGGTCATCGTTCTGATCGCCGCCCTCGCTGGCATCGAGTACGTGCGCCGAACCCACGACCTGACCGTGATCTACCTGATGGACCGCTCGCACAGCGTGGAGGCGCTCGAGCGGCAAGAGGAAGACTTCATCGTCAATTCCACGGAGGACATCCCCAAAGACGACCGCGTGGGAATGATCGACTTCGCCGGGCAGGCCTTCCTCCAGCAGTTGCCCATGCGCGGCGGCTATTTCATTGGCGAAGGCCGCCTGCCGGAGATGCCTAACAACGATCGCACGGACATGGGCGCGGCGTTGCGCCTCGCCATGGCCATGTTCCCCCACGATACCGCCCGCCGCATCGTCCTCCTCAGCGACGGCAACGACAACATGGGCGATGTCATTGGCGAAGCCCGCCGCGCCGGCGCCAGTGGAATCCCCATTGACGTTGTTCCGCTACGTTACGAGCGCCCCAACGAGGTCTACTTCGAACGCCTTCTCGCCCCCACGTTCGCCGAGCCCGGGGAGCAGGTTGAGCTGCGCATGCTGCTGGGATCGTCGAAGAAGGCGGTCAGCGGAACCTTGTCCGTCTACGTCAACGGCGAACTGCTCGAATTACCGCCCGATGCATCAAGGGTGAATATCAAGCCGGGCCGCGAGCTCTTCGTGCTCAAACTGCCCGTCCAGTCCGAGTCGACCCAATCCTACGAAGTCGTTTTCCGTCCCGACGATGACAGCCTGGACGGCGTGGCGATGAACAACAGCGCCCGTGCCTTTACCTTCGTGTCCGGAAAGAGCCGCCTCCTCGTGGTCAGCATGAATCCGCAGTATGACCAGCC
The window above is part of the Phycisphaerae bacterium genome. Proteins encoded here:
- a CDS encoding SMP-30/gluconolactonase/LRE family protein, with product MPRPNSLRPIIHQFADRMSAPNSNEGERPRALGRLVMLVTALVVLLLPFGCRSRHDRDPRVVGVFGGLGMGPGDFSYPRAVAADPDGTVLIVDKSGRIQRFSSEGKYIDGWRMPETEAGKPVGLTVHPDRRVFVADTHYHRVVIFSPEGEQLTTFGSEGDGDGQFRMPTDVAFDSDGNIFVSEYGGNDRITRWSPALMFDRVVVSGEVAGLGLSRPSAVDFDAEQTLWIADSCNHRLLRISRDGKLLGVFGSMGSEAGQMRYPYDIAVAPGGRIMVCEYGGDRLQWFDQEGHAQGTWGGSGREPGQLHAPWGAAYGANGMIYVVDSLNSRIQILRP